Proteins from a single region of Hypomesus transpacificus isolate Combined female chromosome 9, fHypTra1, whole genome shotgun sequence:
- the LOC124471358 gene encoding putative zinc finger protein 286B, whose amino-acid sequence MSQLELFRDFVTERLTTAALEIFRAAEKSFADFEGEISRSKEESARLQRLLDIVTQPETKLQRTDVHQFSLPEPPQIMKEHKLWISQDEEQLQGLQSETTHSMFTSPSVKHDWDHEDFSECSHLDQTVKVENREGHSLPSNTTEEQIKTEPHVQVYTASELDSDSQPLSVVVPDCPTAQSLEEEEHEGVQLFLNRTQTNEALPREHMPQRCHTGKTVHQCQQCNKTFSRKGALVFHIRTHTVKKSYQCQQCNKRFSQSGSLLKHIRTHTGEKPYQCQECNKLFARSDTLVGHMKTHTGEKPFQCQQCNKRFSKKGNLVVHMRTHTGEKPYQCQECSKPFPQSGSLYKHMRTHRRETVSMSTM is encoded by the exons ATGTCTCAACTAGAGCTGTTCAGGGATTTTGTCACTGAGCGATTAACAACGGCAGCTTTGGAGATATTTAGGGCAGCTGAAAAATCGTTTGCTGATTTCGAAGGGGAGATTTCTCGTTCAAAGGAGGAGAGTGCGCGACTGCAACGGTTGTTGGACATTGTTACTCAACCCGAAACCAAGCTTCAACGAACAG ATGTGCATCAGTTCTCTCTCCCGGAGCCCCCACAGATAATGAAGGAACACAAGCTGTGGATCAGTCAGGATGAAGagcagctccaaggactgcagtctgaaactacaCACTCCATGTTCACTTCTCCCAGTGTGAAACACGACTGGGATCATGAGGACTTTTCTGAATGTTCACATCTTGACCAAACTGTTAAAGTAGAGAACAGAGAAGGACATTCTTTACCCAGCAACACAACTGAGGAGCAAATAAAAACAGAGCCTCATGTACAAGTATATACAGCATCAGAACTGGACAGtgactctcagcccctctctgttgtaGTTCCAGACTGTCCTACAGCTCAGAGtttggaggaggaagaacatgAAGGAGTGCAGCTTTTTCTGAACAGAACACAAACTAATGAAGCTCTGCCAAGGGAACATATGCCTCAGAGATGTCACACAGGAAAAACAGtacatcagtgtcaacaatgtaacaaaactTTTAGTAGAAAAGGTGCTTTGGTTTTTCATataaggacacacacagtaaagAAATCTTATcaatgtcaacaatgtaacaaacgtTTTTCTCAAAGTGGTTCTCTGTTAAAACacataaggacacacacaggagagaaaccttatcaatgtcaggaatgtaaCAAACTATTTGCTCGAAGTGATACTCTCGTTGGacacatgaagacacacacaggagagaaaccatttcagtgtcaacaatgtaacaaacggTTTAGTAAGAAGGGTAATCTGGTTGTgcacatgaggacacacacaggagagaaaccttatcaatgtcaggaatgtagcAAACCCTTTCCTCAAAGTGGGTCTCTGTATAaacacatgaggacacacaggagagaaactgtatctatgtcaacaatgtaa